The genomic DNA GCCGTGAGCATCATGAGGAACTGGGCGTAACTGGACTTGAGGACCGCGCGGCGGTTGAGCAGGCCCTCGTCGAAGAAGGGACGCGAGAAGGCCAGCGCGGACGATTTCGCGATGATCGTCTTGTCCAGGTCGAAGAAGGCGGCGACCCGGCGCACCGGGGCCTCGTCGGGCGCGGTAGGGCTCACGCGGACCAGCCTACCGGTGCCACAGAGCCGCGCACTGCGCAAGAGCCGAGCCGGGATCGCTCCACAGGTTTCTCGAATCGGACATGTTCCTCCACAGGGCGGGGCCGGAGCGGGCGAACCGGACCGATGCCGGGGCGATGCTGTGCCCATGCGAGGAATCGAGATCGGGATGGCGGTGGCCGACGGTGCCCTGGCGGACGACGTGCGCCGGGCCGCCGCCGCTGCCGCGCGGTCGGTCACGGACATCGATCGGGGCAGGCCGCGCGCGTGCTGGGCCTCGGCCGCGGGGGTCGTGCTGGACCTCGCGGCCGCGACGGCGATGGCCGACGCGGCCCGCGCCGGCGGCCTCCCACGGCGCGACGGAGTCGCGATCGTCGCCGCCGAGGCGGGCATGGCGGAGCTGGCGGCGGCCGTCGAGGTGGGTGCGGCGCAGGTCTTCGTCCTGCCGGAACAGGTGCGTGACCTGGCCCGTTTCCTCGCAGCCCGGGAACAGGACGACGGTGCGCGGTCCCGGGTCCTCGCCGTCGTCGGCGGGCACGGGGGAGCGGGTGCCTCCGTGCTGGCGGCGGCCGTCGCGGTGACCGCGCCCGGCCGCGGGATCACCGCGCTCGCGGTCGACGCCGATCCGTGGGGCGGCGGCCTCGACCTGCTGCTCGGGTGCGCCGACATGCCCGGTCTGCGCTGGGGCGATCTCGCACTGCGTGGTGGACACGTACCGTCGGACGCCCTGGTGGCGGCGCTCCCCGGACGGGCGGGAGCCGTCGCCGTGCTGTCCACGGGCGGTACGGGGCCCGGCGGGCGTGACGCCACCGCAGGAGCACCGTCGCCGGACATCCCGGTCGAGGGCCTGCTCGCCGTCATCGACGCGGGGCGTCGCAGCGTGGGGGTCACCGTGGTCGATCTGCCGCGCCGCGACGACCCGGCGACGTCGGCCTGCCTCGAGGTCGCGGACGTCGTGGTCGTCGTGGCGGCGGCGACGGTGCGGGGGTGCGCCGCGGCGCGGACGGTGGTCGACGGGATGAGCGGGCGCGCGCGGCGGATCGGACTCGTGGTGCGCGGGCCGGCTCCCGGTGGGCTCTCGGCGCGGGACGTCGAGCGGGCCGTCGGGGCGCCGCTCCTCGCGTCGATGCGTCCGCAACCGGGCCTGGCCGCCCAACTGGACGACGGCGGACTGCGGCTGCGGCGGGGCACGCCGCTGGCGGTCGCGGCGGGGCGGGTCCTCGACGGTGTGCGGCGGGGTGCGGCATGACTGCACCGGACGGCGACCTCCTGGCCCGGGTGCGAGAGCGGCTGGCCCACACCGCTGCAGTGCTCACGCCGGACGTGATGGCGGCCGCGCTCCGCGCCGAGTGCGGCGGGGTGCTCGGCGATACCGACCTGTTGGACGGTCTCGCCTACCTCGAGACGGAACTCGTCGGTGCGGGGCGGCTCGAGCCGTTGCTCGCCGACCCGGACGTGGCGGACGTCCTGGTCTGCGGGCCGCGGAAGGTCTGGGTGGACCGGGGTGCGGGGCTCGAGCCCGCGGGCGTGGTCTTCGAGGACGACGATGCGGTGCGCCGCCTCGCCGCGCGGCTCGCGCTGGCGGCCGGTCGCCGGCTGGACGACGCGCAGCCGTGGGTGGACGGGCACCTGCCCGCCGGGCCGGGCGGTCGCGCCGGCAGCGGGATCCGGCTGCACGCGGTGCTACCGCCGCTCGCGCACGGCGGGACCTGCATCTCACTGCGCGTGTTGCGGCCTGCGACGCAGACGCTCGACGCGCTCGTCGCGGGCGGCGCGGTACCCGACGAGGTGGCGGGCCTGGTGCGGCGCGTCGTCGCGGCCCGGCTCGCCTTCCTCGTGGTCGGCGGCACCGGCAGCGGCAAGACGACCCTCCTCAACGGACTGCTCGGCGCGGTGGATCCAGCGGAGCGGGTGCTGTGCGTCGAGGACGCGCACGAGCTCGATCCGGTGCACCCGCACGTCGTCTCGCTGTTGGCGCGCGGGGCGAACGTCGAGGGCGTCGGCGAGGTGACGGTGCGCGACCTGGTGCGTCAGGCGCTGCGCATGCGGCCCGACCGGATCGTCGTCGGCGAGGTCCGCGGCGCCGAGGTGGTCGACCTGCTGACGGCGTTGAACACGGGGCACGACGGCGGTGCCGGCACGGTTCACGCCAACTCCCCGCGCGAGGTGCCGGCCCGGTTGGAGGCGCTCGCGGCGCTCGGCGGCCTGGGCCGAGAGGCGTTGCACGCGCAGCTGGCCGCGGCGTTCTTATCTGTACCGGAACTGACGGTGTATCAGACTGTCTCGATCGGTGCGATGCTCCGCCGCTGCATCGTTCGCTACAGAGTTATCTGTAGTGCCTGAGACGGTGCACGGGGCGGGGTGGTGCGGCTGTCGCCCGCTACCCGTGGTCGTCGGGGAGTTCCCACGCTTCCGAGTCCTCGCCCGGTGCGGGATGTTCGCCTCGAGCCTCGTGCACGCACTCCGGTGAGTTTCGGCTTCGTTGACAGTGGATTGCCAGGATTGGGTGGCATTCTTTCGGTGTGTTGACTGATATTGCCAGGATTCCTGCGCATCCCTTGTTCGTTCACGGAGCTGTGGTGCTGGTACCGCTTGCGTCGTTGTTGCTGGTCGTCTGTGCGTGGTCGGGTCGTGCTCGCAGTCGCGCGGGTGTTGTGCTCCCGGCGCTTGCGTTGGCAGCGGTGATCGGGTGCTATTTGGCCAAGGAGTCGGGCGAGCGGTTGGAGAAGGCGCCGGCGATGGCTTCGATGCGCGCGCAGATTGAGGACCACTCGACGCAGGGCACGGTCACGTTCGTTTGGTCCGTCGTCTTGTTCGCTCTTGCAGTGTTGGTGTGGGCCGGTTCGAATTCGTGGGTCGGTCGGAGGGTTCCGGTGATCACCGCTTTTGGTGAGCGGGCAGGCACCGTCATACTGGGGGTATTGTCGGTTCTTGTTGCCATCGGTGGAATCGCCGGGGTAGTTCTTGCGGGGCATTCGGGCGCGACAATGGTTTGGTCAGGCACCTGAAGATTGTCCGCGGCACGCGCCTTAGTGGCCGAGGCCGGTTAGGTGAGGCTTGTGGTTCCGAGGAGTCGGCCGATCGCGTAGGTGATCGCCATGGCGGCCGCGCCGCCGACGAGGAGCCTGATCACCGCTGTGCGTCGGTCCGCTCCGCCGAGTACTGCTGAGGCGTACCCGGTGACGGCGAGACCGACAGCGACGGCGAGCACAATCCAGAGCATGCGGTGCCAGGCGATCAGTGAGGCTGCGATAGGGACGAGGGCGCCGAGGCTGAACGCGACCGCTGACGATAACGCCGCTGCCAGGGGGTTGGTCAGCTCTTCCTGGTCAATCCCCAGTTCAATATCAAGATGGGCTCGCAGGGGGTCAGTCGCTGTGAGTTCTGTCGCGACCTGCCGGGCGGTCGCCTCGCTAAGTCCCTTGGCGGTGTAGAGCCCGACGAGCTCGTCGAACTCCTCTTCAGGCTGCTCCCGTAGTTCCCGTTGCTCTTTCGCGATCCACGCCTTCTCAGTGTCACGCTGCGTGCTCACGGACACGTATTCACCGAGGGCCATCGCTGATGCACCTGCTGATAGACCGGCGACGCCGGCGACGACGATCGCTCCGGGGGTGGCGGCAGTCGCGGCGACGCCGATCACCAGTCCTGCGGTAGACAGCAAGCCGTCGTTCGCTCCGAGGACTCCGGCTCGGAGCCAATTCAGCTTGCTCCCGACCGCGCCGCTGTGCGGCTCACCGTCGTGTCCCGAGGGGGCTGTCGTGGTATCGGCGATTTCGTCATTGTTGGTCACAGCGATCAGGCTAGGCGCTGGTCAGCGGCTAATTCAACGAACGAAAGGCTGCCCTAGCGCAGGTGTGCCAGCGCTTGGTGAGGCAAGCCGACGCTCTGCTCTCTGTACCCTGCGCTACATCCGGACGAGAATAGATCATGCTTCGACTGCGCTAGCTGGATCGCGTGAACAGTGCTGCGGTGGAGAGAATCCGATCGAACCCGGTGACCGTCAGAGGTGATCCGGGATACCGGTGACGGTGTGATCGGCCTGCGCGACAGACTCCAACAACAGCCGCAGCACGTGCCCTCCGGCAAGGCGGTACAGGCGGGCGGTGCCGTCCGCGCGGTTGACCACCACTCCGGCCAGACGCAGCTTCGCCAGGTGCTGACTCGCGGCGCTCGGCGTGCAACCAGCCCTATCCGCAAGGGTGCCGACGCCGAGTTCCTCGTCCCGTAGGGCCCACAGCAGCCGCAGTCGGGTGGGCTCGGCCAGCATCGCCAACATCGAGACTGCGGCATCGACCTGCTCGCCGCTGAGCTGCGCGGGCCGGTGTGCCGAGGCGCTCTGAATGTCGGTGGCCGCGTGACTCATCGCCGCCGCGCCTCCCTCCGCTGTTCGTAGTGATACGTCCGTTTCCAGGTTACACCTGAGCACGTCATACACGCATATATTCGTTAATGCGCGGATATGCGTTAAGGTGTGGGGCATGAGCCTTGCCGCCCCCGCCCTCATCGCCGCCGCTGCGGGTGTAGGTGTCGGGCACGCCGTTATGCCCGATCACTGGGTGCCGCTTTCGGTGATCGCCCGCACGCAGCGATACCCAATGCGGCGGGTGCTGCGGCTGGCCACGCTCGCGGGCGTAGCGCACGTGATCTTCTCGCTGCTGCTAGGTGCGGTGATCATCGCGATCGGGCTGCAGTTCCGGTCCGTGGTGGAGCGCAATGAGAACCTGATTATCGGCGGGCTGTTGATCCTCACCGGCGTTGTATTCGCCGTGATGGAGATCCTCGGCCGGGGGCATACCCACAGCCATGACGAGCACGGTGCCCATAGCCACGCCCACGATCATGACCACGCCCCACACGCGCACGGTGACCACGACCACGACAGCGGCGAGCATCACGGTCAGGTGCACGAGGATTCGGAGCGTGGTCGGGTTTCGCGGTTGCTGGCGTTCGTGATTCCGTTCGGGGCGGCGGCCTCGCCAGATCTGACGATCCTGCCAGTGTTCCTGGCCGCGAGCGGACTCGGCGTCACCACCGCTGTCGGATCGCTGGTGGCGTTCTCGCTGGTGACCGTTGGGACCATCGTCGCGCTGACGATACTCGGCGCGGCTGCCGGGTATCAGCTGCACGGGGCGTGGATCGACAAGGGCGCGAACCTGATCACCGCCGCGGTCCTGCTGCTTATCGGTGTGCTGGTCACGACGGGGACGATCTGAACCTGGCCTGGTATGCACGAACATGGGCTGGACTCGGTCAGCGAGGGTTGCCGGCGCTCGCGGTGCCCTCGAGGAGCTCGCCGGACAGTTCCGCGATGACGCGGCGCAGGTTGCCCAGTTCGTCGATGCCGGCGACCGTCGCGGTGTAGATGCGCCGAACGCGGCCCTCGACGGTCTGCTCCGCCGAGGTCAGCAGGCCGGCGTCTTCGAGCCGTTGCAGCAGCGGGTAGAGGGTGCCCGGTGAGATGCGGTACCCGTGGTGGGCGAGCTCGTCGGCCATCCATGCGCCGTAGACGCCGCCGTCTTCGGCGGCATGGTGCAGGACGTGGACGGGGACGACTCCGCGGAGCAGATCACGTACCAGGTCCATGCCGGTCGACGATACCGAAACCGGGACCGATCAGCGGGGTCTGCAGTTGCCGGCGTGCGTAGTAGACCAGGGCGCCGAGGGTGGATGACCGCGGCCCCGGTCAGCACCGAGGTCAGCGGCAGCGTGAACGCCAGCACGACACAGCCGATCGCGCCCACGATCGGGACCAGCCGAGGGGGGCGGCCCTCAGATTCGCGGAGCGTCCAGGCCGAGGCGTTGGCAATGCAGTAGTAGACCAGCACCCCGAACGAGGAGAAACCGATCGTGCCACGCACGTCCACGGTGGCGGCCAGAACGGCGACGACCACACCGACAGCGATCTCCGCGTGATGCGGCACCCCGAACTTCGGGTGCACCGCCGCCAGAATGGCTATGTCAAGTTGATCTGGCCCCGGTAGGGCGGTTTCATTCGGCCCCACCTGAGTGGGGCCCTGAGCCGCTAGAGTCCGGGGTGTGGATGGGCGGCCGCGGGTGCGCAGTGTGGTTGCGCCGACTGGTTGGGATCGCGAGTCGGTGCGTGCGTATGCCGAGTTCGTGATCGCGCGTGATGATCAGCTCGGTGATCAGGTATCGGTCCGGGTGAAGATTAAAGACGGGGAGCGACTGCCGAACCTGACGACCCGGTGGACCGTGGTTTATGTCACTCACCAGAACCGGGCCTTGCGCCGGCATCTGTCGGTAGTCAAGGACGAACGCCGCGCTTAGCCCGCGGTAGCTGCTGCTTCGGTGTGAGCCAGGCGGTAGCTGTGAGTGCCGGTTTCGATGATGGTGCCGCGGTAGGTGAGCCGGTCGACGATCGCGGCGCAGAGTCGTGGGTCGGTGAAGGTGTCAGTCCAGCCGGAGAAGGACTGGTTGGAAGCGATCGCGACGCTGTTCTTCTCTTCGCGTTCGGTGAGGACTTGGAAGAGCAGTTCGGCGCCGCGGCGATCGAGTTCCATGTAGCCGAGCTCGTCGATGATGAGCAGGTCAACGCGGCCGTAGCGGTTGATGGTCTTCGCGAGCTGCTTCTCGTCAGCGGCCTCGACCAGCTCGTTCACTAGTTTGGTGGCGAGGGTGTAGCGGACTCTAAAGCCTTGCTCGGCGGCAGCGGTTCCCAATCCGATCAGCAGATGGGATTTGCCGGTTCCGGAGTCGCCGATGAGGCAGAGCGGCAGTCCGTGGCGGATCCAGTCGCCGGTGGCGAGCTGGTGGATGGTGGCGGGTTCGATGTCGGGGTTGGCGTCGAAGTCGAAGTCCGCCAGCCACTTCTCCCGCGGGAACCCCGCGGCTTTGACGCGGCGAACAGTGGAGCGGCGGTCCCGGTCGTCGACTTCGGCGAGCAGGAGTTCGGCGAGGAACCCCTGGTAGGACAATTGCTGCTTGGCGGCGGCGGTGAGGTGCTGGTCGATCATCGACCGCACTGTCGGCAGGCGTAGGCGCCGGCAGGCCTGGTCAACGGCGGCGAGGGCGGCTTCTTCGGTGAGGCCGCCCCGGCGGCGCAACGACGGGGCCAGCGCATTCGTCTGGTTCTTATTGGCGGTTGCGGTCATAGCCGGGTGGGCCTTTCAATCGGTGGTGGGTCCAGCGACTCAATCGGTGGTGGGTCCAGCGACGCAGGTAGCGCGTCGGAGGCAGTGCGTCGCCGGTGCTGCGGGAGCAGGCGGTCGTAGGCCGTAACGCTGGGCAGCGGTCGCCGGTCGGGTGGCAGGCCGGCGATCACCGCCGCGGGGTCTGCGAGCCGTCGTTGGGTGAGGCTGACAACTCGTTGCTCGCGTCGTTCGGCATGGCGATCGAGATGACGGCCAGCGTTGGCCCCACCTGTCTGGTCGGCAGCGACCGAGGCGTGCGCGAGCAGGCGGGCTTCGGCGCGGCGAGCCTCAACGGCGACGACCTCGGCGCTCACCGCCCCGACCCGCAATGCAGCATCGATGCCGGCGATCACCGCCGCGGCGGGCAGGCTGCGGTGCAGCAGCAGGACGTCGATCAGCTCGCTGGTGCCGTCGGTGTCGCCGTTGACTCGTCGGGCGGCGGCCCAGAACGCATCATGGCTGGCGGTGAACACCCCGGCAGCGCGGGCCTGCGCCAACGCCGTTGATCCCGGCAGGGCACCGGGTTTGAACTTGAGCACCTCGAGGTAGTGGTCGAGGTCGATCTTCGCGGTGCCGCGGCCGGCGACCCGTGGATGCCGCGCGACCAGGGTCCGGCCGTCGTAGACCAGCAGCTGGGAGGCTTGTAGTGAGACGCGGACTCGGCGGCCGATCAGGTGCGCCGGCACCGAATACTTCACCATCCGAACGGTGATCATCGCCGACCGATCGACCCGTGGTGTGAGGATCAGGCCCGGGTCGAAATCCTCCACCGGCAGCGGCGCGAGCGCTGCTCGGTCGTGCTCGTAGTCCTGGCCGATGGTGCGCAGTCGTCCGTCGATCCGGCGGCCCTCGTCGCGGTCCTCCCAGGCTTTGATCTGCTCGTTGAGCTCATCGAGGGACTCGACCTGCGGCATTGGGGTCAGCCGGTTGCGGCGGAACCATCCGACCTCGCCTTCAACGCCGCCCTTCTCGTGCGCCCCGGCGATGCCGGGCTGGCAGTAGAACGGATCGAATCCGTAGTGCGAGTGAAACAACGTCCACCGCGGGTTCTCCTGTCGCCGCCGGTCTCCGCCCTGCAGGACCGCGACCACCGCCGAGGTGAGATTGTCGTAGCGGATATGCCGGGTCGGGACCCCGCCGAGCTCGCGGAACGCCTCGACGTGCCCTTCGAGGAACGCTTCCTGCCCGCCGGTCGGATAGACCCGGTGAATGGCCTTGCCCGAGTGCGAGAGCCGGTAGACGAACATGTGGCACTTGGTCTTCACCCCGCCCAGGATCACCCAGACCTCGCCGAAGTCGACCTCCGCCTCCGCCCCGGATGCGTGGTCCTGGGCGATGAACACCTCCCGGCGGCGGCCGGCCTCCACCTCGATCTGCGCCCGCCGGACCCGCACGTAGTCCCGCACCGTCGAATACGACAACTCGACCGCATCGTGCTCGATCGCCAGGCGTTCCCGGATCCGCGTCGCGGTGTGCCGCTGCTTACGCGGAGCATCCAGATCCGACCGCAACATCTCATCAATCGCCGCCTTGAACCGGTCCAACCGCGGCGACGACCGCTCCGGCGTCTTCCGCGGCGGCGGCTCCGCCGATGACAACGCCTGCCGCACCGTCCTCCGGTGCACGCCATGCTTGCGAGCCAACGCCCGGATACTCATGCCCTCGACCCGGGCGTCCCGCCGGATCTGCGCGAACAGCTCCACCTTCGATCCCATCATTGGCCACCACCTGCTTCGGCTCGGAAACGATGTTCACGAGCAACCATCAGGTGGGGCCAGATCAAACCGTCGCAACACCACCGGCGAGTCGCAAACGGGGCCAGGTCTAGCCGTCGAGCCGGGGCCTCTTCAAGCTGTCATAGCCACCAGAACTGCAGGGAGGTGGCGATCACGCGCCATCGCCAAGCTGGTCCGGGACACGCCCAGGATCAGCGACAGCAGCGACCCCACGGCGGCGATCGCGCCGCCGACACTGACCAGCGCGACGATCCCCGGAACGCCGGCCACGCGAGCGACGTCGGTCAGCGGCGCCGCCGAGGCCGCCATCTGCTCCGGGCCCAGGACCGCCAGTGCCGTCGCCGCCACCACCGCGTACACGACGAGCGTGATCGCCAACGCGATCGGAATGGCCCGGGGGATGGTGCCGCGCGTACCCGGCGAACGCGAAGAACAGCAGGCCTGCGGCCTGCAGTACCCCGTACACCGACACCGGCGAGGAGATCGCCAGCCGCTCCGCGTGCAGCGCTCCGGACCCCGCCGCCGACACCACGACCGCAGCGAGCACGGCGAGCACCACCGCCACAATCACCCGGGTCAGCAGCGCCGACTTCTGCACCCCGCGGTAGTTGACCGCCGTCAACACCACGACCGCGCCGACCGCTACGGCCAGCGCGTGCTCCGGCCACGCATACGCACCGACCGTCAACGCCATCGCCGCACACGAGGCGGTCTTGCCGACCACGAAGCTCCACCCGGCCAGATACCCCCAGAACGCGCCCAGGCGCTCACGCCCGTACACGTAGGTACCGCCGGACTGCGGGTACCGCGCGGCCAACCGCGCGGACGAGACCGCGTTGCAGTACGCGACCACCGCCGCGACGGCAAGGCCGATCAGCAACGCGGAA from Tsukamurella paurometabola includes the following:
- the istA gene encoding IS21 family transposase, translated to MGSKVELFAQIRRDARVEGMSIRALARKHGVHRRTVRQALSSAEPPPRKTPERSSPRLDRFKAAIDEMLRSDLDAPRKQRHTATRIRERLAIEHDAVELSYSTVRDYVRVRRAQIEVEAGRRREVFIAQDHASGAEAEVDFGEVWVILGGVKTKCHMFVYRLSHSGKAIHRVYPTGGQEAFLEGHVEAFRELGGVPTRHIRYDNLTSAVVAVLQGGDRRRQENPRWTLFHSHYGFDPFYCQPGIAGAHEKGGVEGEVGWFRRNRLTPMPQVESLDELNEQIKAWEDRDEGRRIDGRLRTIGQDYEHDRAALAPLPVEDFDPGLILTPRVDRSAMITVRMVKYSVPAHLIGRRVRVSLQASQLLVYDGRTLVARHPRVAGRGTAKIDLDHYLEVLKFKPGALPGSTALAQARAAGVFTASHDAFWAAARRVNGDTDGTSELIDVLLLHRSLPAAAVIAGIDAALRVGAVSAEVVAVEARRAEARLLAHASVAADQTGGANAGRHLDRHAERREQRVVSLTQRRLADPAAVIAGLPPDRRPLPSVTAYDRLLPQHRRRTASDALPASLDPPPIESLDPPPIERPTRL
- the ssd gene encoding septum site-determining protein Ssd, yielding MRGIEIGMAVADGALADDVRRAAAAAARSVTDIDRGRPRACWASAAGVVLDLAAATAMADAARAGGLPRRDGVAIVAAEAGMAELAAAVEVGAAQVFVLPEQVRDLARFLAAREQDDGARSRVLAVVGGHGGAGASVLAAAVAVTAPGRGITALAVDADPWGGGLDLLLGCADMPGLRWGDLALRGGHVPSDALVAALPGRAGAVAVLSTGGTGPGGRDATAGAPSPDIPVEGLLAVIDAGRRSVGVTVVDLPRRDDPATSACLEVADVVVVVAAATVRGCAAARTVVDGMSGRARRIGLVVRGPAPGGLSARDVERAVGAPLLASMRPQPGLAAQLDDGGLRLRRGTPLAVAAGRVLDGVRRGAA
- a CDS encoding PadR family transcriptional regulator, producing MDLVRDLLRGVVPVHVLHHAAEDGGVYGAWMADELAHHGYRISPGTLYPLLQRLEDAGLLTSAEQTVEGRVRRIYTATVAGIDELGNLRRVIAELSGELLEGTASAGNPR
- a CDS encoding ArsR/SmtB family transcription factor; translated protein: MYDVLRCNLETDVSLRTAEGGAAAMSHAATDIQSASAHRPAQLSGEQVDAAVSMLAMLAEPTRLRLLWALRDEELGVGTLADRAGCTPSAASQHLAKLRLAGVVVNRADGTARLYRLAGGHVLRLLLESVAQADHTVTGIPDHL
- a CDS encoding TadA family conjugal transfer-associated ATPase, whose product is MTAPDGDLLARVRERLAHTAAVLTPDVMAAALRAECGGVLGDTDLLDGLAYLETELVGAGRLEPLLADPDVADVLVCGPRKVWVDRGAGLEPAGVVFEDDDAVRRLAARLALAAGRRLDDAQPWVDGHLPAGPGGRAGSGIRLHAVLPPLAHGGTCISLRVLRPATQTLDALVAGGAVPDEVAGLVRRVVAARLAFLVVGGTGSGKTTLLNGLLGAVDPAERVLCVEDAHELDPVHPHVVSLLARGANVEGVGEVTVRDLVRQALRMRPDRIVVGEVRGAEVVDLLTALNTGHDGGAGTVHANSPREVPARLEALAALGGLGREALHAQLAAAFLSVPELTVYQTVSIGAMLRRCIVRYRVICSA
- the istB gene encoding IS21-like element helper ATPase IstB, whose product is MTATANKNQTNALAPSLRRRGGLTEEAALAAVDQACRRLRLPTVRSMIDQHLTAAAKQQLSYQGFLAELLLAEVDDRDRRSTVRRVKAAGFPREKWLADFDFDANPDIEPATIHQLATGDWIRHGLPLCLIGDSGTGKSHLLIGLGTAAAEQGFRVRYTLATKLVNELVEAADEKQLAKTINRYGRVDLLIIDELGYMELDRRGAELLFQVLTEREEKNSVAIASNQSFSGWTDTFTDPRLCAAIVDRLTYRGTIIETGTHSYRLAHTEAAATAG
- a CDS encoding VIT1/CCC1 transporter family protein gives rise to the protein MTNNDEIADTTTAPSGHDGEPHSGAVGSKLNWLRAGVLGANDGLLSTAGLVIGVAATAATPGAIVVAGVAGLSAGASAMALGEYVSVSTQRDTEKAWIAKEQRELREQPEEEFDELVGLYTAKGLSEATARQVATELTATDPLRAHLDIELGIDQEELTNPLAAALSSAVAFSLGALVPIAASLIAWHRMLWIVLAVAVGLAVTGYASAVLGGADRRTAVIRLLVGGAAAMAITYAIGRLLGTTSLT